One Pecten maximus chromosome 16, xPecMax1.1, whole genome shotgun sequence DNA window includes the following coding sequences:
- the LOC117344963 gene encoding uncharacterized protein LOC117344963 codes for MATRIRSDQNILGLSIKNNQQRPFKISQLADDTTLFLKSKQDIKKALNIIETFGSLSRLILNREKTKGLRLGNQRKIEDEFEDITWTDEIIKALGVHFCLNHKKMLEMNWNEKIEKMKKIINNWKRRKLTMIGRVQIVKSLLLPQLTFLMSMLHIDQNTIKQVEKIIYNYIWEGKTEKVKRNTMIKPYIEGGLNSIDIRSHIDTVRINWLKKLETEDKALWKVIPQFEINKFGSKYLICKMNLDNLKNLPISENISPFYYEILSTWMKLKKSNEPKKYNEILAQIIWGNKYIKLKGKTLLFKNWIDSGIITIKDLLQNNNNLDENNIYRKLIRKCNWLSEISMFKKAIPKIWLRKIEESDVDLQNFTARIKNQLMLKFPKQEPIKIEKCTNQKIYKHIVSMKSEKPIAHLYWENKLNLSDISITVKCSNEFIFKHLQNNKLKEFKWKFLNKIIPTREILHKWKISKSPNCNYCKVKEDYEHYFIKCEYLQVLSNRLKQIFETLGYKKDMLTLKNLVIGYKIEYPKYNEINHLLTVIGYSIYKSYYISISYWRNIPHNILQVIAINKAKIISIIMYILYNQIYTLIYFFKRKHT; via the coding sequence ATGGCTACAAGAATTAGGAGTGATCAAAATATATTAGGCTTATCCATAAAGAACAATCAACAACGTCCATTCAAGATATCGCAGCTAGCCGATGATACTACACTATTTCTAAAATCAaaacaagatattaaaaaagcCTTAAACATAATAGAAACATTTGGTTCACTCTCACGATTAATTTTAAACAGAGAAAAAACTAAAGGTTTAAGACTAGGAAATCAAAGAAAGATTGAAGATGAATTTGAAGACATCACATGGACAGATGAAATCATTAAAGCACTAGGAGTACACTTCTGCCTTAATCACAAAAAAATGTTAGAAATGAATTGGAAtgagaaaatagaaaaaatgaaaaaaattataaataactGGAAAAGGAGAAAGCTAACCATGATCGGAAGGGTACAAATAGTTAAATCCTTACTCTTACCTCAACTAACATTTTTAATGTCTATGCTGCATATAGACCAAAACACGATAAAACAAGTTGaaaagataatatataattacatttggGAAGGAAAGACAGAGAAAGTAAAAAGAAACACAATGATTAAACCATACATAGAAGGTGGTCTGAACTCCATAGACATAAGATCACATATTGACACAGTGAGAATTAATTGGCTTAAAAAACTGGAAACCGAAGATAAAGCACTATGGAAAGTTATTCCACAATTTGAGATAAATAAGTTTGGTTCAAAGTATCTCATATGTAAAATGAATTTagacaatttaaaaaatctCCCTATCAGCGAAAATATATCTCCATTCtattatgaaattttatcaacatggatgaaattaaaaaaatcaaatgaacccaaaaaatacaatgaaatacttGCACAAATTATATGgggaaataaatatataaagcttAAGGGCAAAACCCTCCTATTCAAAAACTGGATAGACTCCGGTATAATTACAATAAAAGACCtattacaaaacaataacaacttagatgaaaacaatatatatcgaAAACTCATTAGAAAATGCAACTGGCTATCAGAGATATCGATGTTTAAAAAAGCTATACCAAAAATATGGCTAAGGAAAATAGAAGAGAGTGATGTAGATCTACAGAACTTTACAGCCAGAATAAAAAATCAACTTATGTTGAAATTCCCAAAACAAGAAcctatcaaaattgaaaaatgcACAAATCAAaaaatttacaaacatattGTCAGCATGAAGTCAGAAAAACCAATAGCTCACTTATACTGGGAAAACAAGCTAAATTTGAGCGACATAAGTATTACAGTgaaatgttcaaatgaattcatattcaaacatttacaaaataataaactgaaagaatttaaatggaaattcttaaataaaattataCCAACGAgggaaatattacataaatggAAAATTAGTAAATCACCGAACTGTAACTACTGCAAGGTAAAGGAAGACTACGAACACTACTTCATAAAATGTGAATATTTACAAGTTCTCTCTAacagattaaaacaaatatttgaaacccTTGGTTATAAAAAAGATATGCTAACATTAAAAAACTTGGTTATTGGATATAAAATAGAATACCccaaatataatgaaataaaccaCCTGCTAACAGTAATtggatacagtatatacaaaagttactacatcagtatatcaTATTGGAGGAACATTCCTCACAATATTTTACAAGTAATAGCAATAAACAAAGCTAAAATAAtaagtataattatgtatatactatataaccaaatatatacattgatatatttctttaaacgAAAGCATACGTAA